Part of the Triticum urartu cultivar G1812 chromosome 2, Tu2.1, whole genome shotgun sequence genome, AAGGGCCTGGCGAGGATAAATATACAAAGAAACCGAATAAAGCGTGTGAGAGTAGTTCCACCATGATGGACAATGTGAGGACTCCTTAGTCACTGAAGATGAATAGTGATATATTGTTTCTCATGATGATGCCATGAGTTGGACTATTGATTCAGGTGCACCCTTCCACAACACATCACAATGAGAGCACCTCCCATCATACACGAGTAGAATCACTGGTTCTTGAGGTTGAGAGACTTTGGGTTGTCAAAAAAATGTCCTTAAGGGCACTATTGAAACAAACACACGTTGTAGGTTAGTGCTCGATCATGTGAGGCATATCCCTGATATACGGCCGAAGCTATTGTTAGTGGCCAAGCTTGATGATATCAGACATGTCAATTACTTTGGTGAAGGAAAATAGAGTGTAAGAAAATACTATTTGACAGTGACTCGAGGAACTAAGCACGGTTGTCTCTATCTGACTACAACATTTATGCAATGTAGTGTTGAATATTTCCAAGAAGAACACTTCCGTAGACTTTTGGCACATATCAAACATCGAATATGACCGTTTATGCAGTAGTGTTAATTGCCAGTTAGAAATATGATAATCAATTTAATTCAGTGTGTTCTTTAATTACTGATTACACTTGTGCTTAACAAGAATTCCAAAAAGCCACATTCATGATACTATTAAGGTAGGTACTCAATCTGCTGCGTACACACAATACAATGGACCAATGTATTAATCGTGTGGCACTACGGGAACAAGGAGGAGCTTCTCCTTCCGGTGCACTGTCATCCCAAATACTTCAGTCATATCGATACCACCTTCCATCAACTCCACTGGTAGCTTCCAGTTGAAGTGGTACATTAGATTCGCTAGCATGATTTCAATGGTCGCAATCGCAAAGTTGATACCTGGGCAAATCCTTCGCCCGGTACCAAATGGCAAGTAGAGGAAATCATTTCCCTTATAGTCCATAGCCGCGGCGCTACCGCATTCCATAAATCGCTCAGGCATGAACTCATCCGCGTGCTCCCAACTGCTAGGATCCCTTGAAAGAGCCCAACTGTTAACGATGACACGTATTCCTAATGGTATCATGTAGCCCTTTATGTTGCAGTCAGCCATGGAGAGGTGGGGTACGAGGAGCGGCCCAGGCATATGGAGCCGGAGTGTCTCTTTGATGACCGCCTTTAGGTAGGCCAAACTATTGAGATCATCTTCAGTAACCATTTCTTTGCCCTTGGGTATAGTGCTCCTCACCTCAGCTTGTAGCTTTTTCATGAGGTGGGGGTTTTGCATGAGCTGGACCATTGCATATTCTAACACTATGAATGTTGTATCAGTGCCAGCTTCGAACATGATCTACATATACATACAGAACCATATGTAAGAATCAAATCAACAACATATAAGCTATATGTGTTAATGTGTAGTTGTTGTTTTTACTTGTGAGGTGATACATACCTCTAACTGAGCCTTAATATGATCTCTCGTGAGTTTGTACTCTTGTTGGATAGAAAGCAACACATCGGTGAAGTCGTTGTCCTCGCTGTTGTGTTCTGCCGCCGACCTGCTTGCATGCTCATTGATGATGTTATTGAGCAGGTTGTCCCACATCTTGTTCACCTGCTGGGCCTTCGCGCAAACCATCCTCTTGATGATGTCCAGCTTCACCAACATCGGGAAGTAGTCCTCTAGGTTGAATCCACCCAGGAGAAATGAGTTGGCCTCGACGAGCTCTCGGAAGAGTTTGTTATGACCTTGTTCCCTAAAAAGCTTTCCTGACACAGCATGACACACAATGTCATTGGTGAAGGCGTTGAGAAGGTCACTCATGTCGATGGCGGTACATTTGGAGGCCCCATCGCGGATCTTGGCCACAACCAATCTCACCTGTGAATTCAGAATAATTAATTTTGGCACAACTGATGATGTGGATAGCGTGCATTCATGCATGGTGCAATATACAAGTAAGTTGTCCATATTTAATTTGCctatttttttaaatattttAGTAACTTATTTACTAGCCTTTAGATTAATTTTCATTTAAGAACTATCAATTTGTCTAAACATGGTGTCCCTTGGCCATAAAAGGACTATGAACAATGATTTTCCCTAATGGTGAGCCTACTTCAACTCTTGGGCTCAAATGATTCATGCACAAAGAAAACAATAGGATACTATAACATGAAAAACCAACACAA contains:
- the LOC125535233 gene encoding indole-2-monooxygenase-like, whose amino-acid sequence is MVHPLHALHELLLQARSPHAALGLVFVLLVCPLLVLLVVRRLATPSTRAREELLSRLPSPSKRLPVIGHLHLVGSLPHISLRDLAAKHGRDGLMLLRLGAVPTLVVSSPSAAEAVLRTHDHVFASRPYSPVTEILFYGPSDVAFSPYGEHWRQVKKIATTHLLTNKKVRSYRHAREHEVRLVVAKIRDGASKCTAIDMSDLLNAFTNDIVCHAVSGKLFREQGHNKLFRELVEANSFLLGGFNLEDYFPMLVKLDIIKRMVCAKAQQVNKMWDNLLNNIINEHASRSAAEHNSEDNDFTDVLLSIQQEYKLTRDHIKAQLEIMFEAGTDTTFIVLEYAMVQLMQNPHLMKKLQAEVRSTIPKGKEMVTEDDLNSLAYLKAVIKETLRLHMPGPLLVPHLSMADCNIKGYMIPLGIRVIVNSWALSRDPSSWEHADEFMPERFMECGSAAAMDYKGNDFLYLPFGTGRRICPGINFAIATIEIMLANLMYHFNWKLPVELMEGGIDMTEVFGMTVHRKEKLLLVPVVPHD